The DNA segment tattTTGTTCACATTATCATAATCAGCATAAAATTCAGTGAGAATAAGCAAATCTATGTCATTAAAAAATTGATAGAGACATCTGTCCCATGAGAAGATCAGCATTAAATCTAACTCTTAAGTGTGATGGAGTAGCACATTAACCTACTACCTAAGCAAGTTCCAAATATGTCTGTTAAATTGTCAGTTTGCTGCTCTTCAATAGAAACTTTTGATATCAGTTCTGATTTAATGTCAGCATAATAGGTACTCAGAATATACCTTATCGACAATGGCATGAATCTGTCTTTAAGAGAATAGTAATACACCTGTAACAGGTGCCTTGCTGTATTTCTTACATGTTGGAGCTGATTCAAGATATTTGTGCAATACTAGCCAAGCACTTAAAGTACCACTTCCATAATCTCAATTGGGATCCAGTACCTAGACACAGCTCAAAGGTCAAAACCTAGAACCTACCAGAGCAGTATAACACATTTCAGCTTTCAGCAGTGCATTTGTCCAATCAGCTCGCAAGTTCTTATTAAAAATGACTCTGATCTGCAGAAATTCATGTTTTGCTATCAAATATTTTCACCCAAATGTATTGAACTTTTATTAATCCTAATTTTAAATCAATTCTGTTAATTTATTTTGGATTAATTTAGCAAGTATGTAATGAGCAACTGTGTTTCACTCATTCTGCCCAAATTACAAAACCTTAAAATTGGAAACAACTTCATCCTACCCACAATATGTCATTCATTCTTCAAACATCAGAAGCTTTGAGTGAATAACAGATTAGGGTAACTTTTATTACTCCATATTGGCCATGACATCTTACTCTCCTAGACCAGCCAATTTCCCTCATGGATTTGAATCCACAGATTTTGCAGTGAATAACATCGGTTAAATGTCTACATCTATCAGTTACTTAATTGATCCTAAACCCTTCAtcatttaattttattttcagtttaataTGCTTCCTTTTCTCCTCTACGACAAACTAATGTTACTACTAACTGAGACAGGAACAGAAAacaagaggtcattcagcccctcaagctggTTCTATCATTTGATAAGACGGTGATTGATTTGTATCTTAACTCCGTTTCCATGTCTCCCAGTATCCATGCCATCAAAATTGTATCAATCTTAACTTAGTTGAGAAGAGATTTCTTCTATACAATGTGTGAAGAACTGCTTCTGCAAAGTGGCCTAGTTCTAATTGTATGATATTACCTTATTGTTATAGATTCCCTCACAAGAGCAAATTGTTTCTGTCTCACTCATCAAATGTTTTAATAGCCTTAAAGACCTCAATGAATTCATCCCTTCATAATCTACACTTGAGGGAATAAAATCCTAGTCAATGAGCTTTCTATTGCCTATGCTAATGACATTTGGTTTTGTCTGGTTGAATGAAACTACATATAAATCTGTTACTCACAAGATTGCACTCACATCATGTGTAGCTTTTTCTGTTTTCCTCCTTCACAAACTTAAATAGATATTGGCACCACCACTGAAGACATCCATTTCTTGAGTAATTCAATATGTGTATACTTTATACTTCGTGTATCCACACAATATTTTttagccaaaagagaaaatgctggtaaatctcaacaagtctggtagcatctgtcaggagagaaaagagctgacgtctTGAGTCTAAccgaccctttgtcaaagctgaaaATAGGGGAGAAATACGGAGGTATTTATACCAGCGTTTATCCAATATTCTTTAGGTTCtcttcattcattaaatctagaAAAATGACCAGGATATTCAGCTGATTTCCTTATTGTACATTTGTGCAATATGTGAGACATAGTACCTAACTAATTGCCATATAAAGTATTCCCCTAATGCAGCTCATTATTTGTATTCCTTCGTCTTTCTTTTAATATTTTGATGAAAGTTTTATTTTTCTGATATAATCACTATCTTATTGTTTCATTTCAATTAACCTGAGGCTGTACTCCAGCTGCAAGTGGAACTTGTGTATGATGCAACAATGATACATCAAAATAGCTGATTTGGGAGTACAAATAGGCCATTAGCCCCTGTTGTCTGCTCTGCCTTTGATAAGATCAAGATAGATAACCCTGTGAGTGCATATTTAAAACTGGGTGATTGCAATTGAAATCTAGGTCGGTAGTGTTGGGTTAATAGGCAAAAGGTTAACCTGtctggggcgagggagagagatctcTTGTGATGCattggtagtatccctacctctaaGCCAGGAGACTCAGGCTCAAGTCTGATTTgatccagaagtgtgtaataatatcCCTGAACAACTTGGTTCAAAAACATCTGACTGGGTGTTGAGCGGAGGACCTAAGGACAAATCCGCAGTTGTCTCGCATGTGCCCAATTGAGTGCTGGAGTTTGGCATCTCTTGAGACCTTGACTGATACAATTCCTTGATGCCATAGAAGTAGTAGACAGCGTCCAGGCAACAGTTGACATTGGCCAAGTAGATGCAATAATGCACAACCTCACGCAGATATTCACATGTTTCGAAACGAACTTGGAGGAATTCATTGACCGCCAAGGAATACAGCAACAAGCTCGTGTGatagggcgtgaaacaaaggagGAAGGTGAGCAAATTGGACAGGATGATTTTACCAGACTTGCCCGCCCACTCGTCATGGGTCTTGCTTGCTCGAACCTTCAGGTTGGAGATGATCCGCAGGGAGCAAAACATCATCAAAAACATGCATATCAGGAACAGAATCTCTAGTGTGGCGATGAACTCCATCCTGGAAACCTCCGGGGAAAGCCGGTAAAAGCAGGATTGGGAATGGCTGCTGAAGTAAAAGTGGAGACTCGCCAAGCCCACTACAATCCAGACAGCAGAGCAGATCAGGGCTGTCTTCTTCCAGGACGAGGTGGCTCTGCTCAGAAAAGGATGCTTTATGGCCACATAGCGGTCCACACAGATCATGGTGATCAGCAAGACGCTGACGTAGGTGTTCACAAAGCACAGGGACTCCAGAAGCTGACAGAACCATCTCTTCAGGGGCCACTGGTCGCCCACATGGAAAGCATAGATTTTGAAAGGCAGTGAGAGGAGCAGGAGGAAGTCGGAGAGGATGAGGTTGGTCATGTAGATGACTGATTTGGTCTGCTGCTTTATTTTACAGCAGATTGTGCTGAGCGCCACTCCATTCAGCACCAAGCCACAGCAAAGGGTGGGTAAAGTGAAGACAAGCATCACCAGCTGGTGGGACCATTCCTCACCCTTCTCCGATGTGCTGTTCATGTAGGTCATCCCTGAAAGAAACCGAAGGCAGGGTGGCGGGAAGTTTACAAACGAGTGGAAGATGCATCTTTCTTTTTCAAATGCAGAGACAGAATGATTTTCAATTCGCAGAGTCtatcccccacccaccccgcTTTGAAAGGCGCTATACAAATACAATGTCCCTCCGTCTCCCAGTCCGCGTGCATCTTACTACTCACCACTGCGTCGGCTGTTTCTAAAAGTGTCCCAGTAATTGCACTTTTCCTCTGAGAAAACCAAAACAAGTGGCAGGTGAACTGTCTCACATAACCACAGTGGTGAGGCTAATGATGTCTCCACTCCTTTTACAATGTGCGTGTGAGGACTAAATTGGTTCTCACAGAGAGATGGGCGGATCGTACAACCTTCTGTGTTGTACGAGAGCAGGACACAGCAAAGCCCAGTGAGAATGGGTAACCAGTAACATCGCAGATTGGTTTCCTTGCAATATCGATGTTTTTTTGTTTAACAATCAAACAGTTGTAAATATTTGCGAATCAAAGACTTTTTCTTGTTGAGTCCTAATTTTAAAACATGTGCAACCATGTTCAGAaaatcatttgaaaaaaaaataattGGGGTCCCAGAAACCCTGGAAATATTTGTAGGTAACCTGGTTTGAACTTTAAGTGGAAATTAAAGCAGGGGGAGGAAAATAGATCAAAACGCACAAAGCTGGAGAAACGCTGCACCtgcagaaagagaaacagagctacTGTTTCAACTGATTTTTTGTCTGAATTTTCCCTGgtctttctgtttttgcttcagatctccagcatccacattatTGTACTTTCATTTTCGATGCAAATGGATAGCTGAACCCATGTGTCATCAAAGTTAAATTCTCAAGATGACTACAAATGGGACAATGGTATGCTGCAAACTATTAGTGCATTCCTAACCACCTGAATGTTGCAACAACTTGCTTCGGAGCAGGAACAaatgatgctggaatctgtactgaaaaagcaaatgctggagatcacagcgggtcagacggcatccatggagagagagagagagagagcaggcaaaCAGTTCCagtctggatgactcttcatcagagctgatatGAAGTGTGGAAGGGACCAGCATTTAATTTATGGGGTGGTGAGCGGTGTCTGGTGGCGACTGGGTGTTCTGGTGATAGTTTACACTAAGTGATCTGAACGTGTgagtggcagaacaatggtgcATCTAAGTGCCAGACTGGAAAGAGCCGAAGTCCCattggaatggggaggggggagatggaggtgggggaggggagagacggTGACTGACAATGTAACAAGTAAAATAAAGGAAAGGTCTGGGAGTGGGTACACAATCTGATGGTGTTGAACTCATTACAGAGCGCAacaggttgtaaagtgcctagcctgaagatgagatgttgttcctccagtttgtgctgtgattcacaaactggaggaatgcccagcacagacaagtgggcatgtgagcaggatgatgtgttaaagtggccgGCTACAGCAATGTTGGGGTCATGCTTGCACACAGACcaaaggtgttctgcaaagcagtcacccagtctgtgtttggtttcTGCAATGTAGAGTAGACCATGCTGAGTGCAGCAAATACAATACATAAGATTGGAGGAGATagagtgaaatgctgcttcacctggaatgaCTGTTTTAAGCCcatggatggtgagcagggaggagatgaggggcaggtgttgcaccttatGTGGTTACACAGGAAAATACCATCGGAAGGGTGTTGATGTTGGTGGTTGAGGAATAGACTAGGGTATCCCAGAGGCAATGATCCCTGAGAAATGTAGACagggggagtgaggtgaagatgtgtttggtggtggtgtTCTGCTGGAGTGATCTGAAATGATGGAGAATGATCTTTTGAATgcggatgctggtgggatgaaaagtgaggacaagggtgACCCAATCCCACTGctgtgagtgatgggaaggggcaaggGCAGAAGCCCggtcagatgtggttgagggccctgtcaaccacagtgggtGGGTAAACACGGTTATGGAAGAAGCAAGCCATGGCAGCAGCTCAGttttggaaggtggcatcatccaAACAGATATGATGTAGgcaaaggaactgggagaatgggatggagtccttGCAGGATGTAAGGTGGGAAGAGCTGTAGTGAAGTTAGCTACGGGAGTCAGTGGCTTTATAGTGCATGGCAATGGACAGTTTATTCCCCAAAATGGAGATAGAGAGTCcaaggaaaggaagggaaatGTCAGAAATGGACAATGTGAATGTTATAGAGGGGCAGAACAGGTTAGACCTGAAATCAGATGGACTGTGCCCTAATCCCCAACTGGAGATCAGTGAACTATCCAAAGAGTGGGGTCAGCAATTGACCCAAAACAGTTGGGCACACAACATAGGTGGATCAGTTAACACTCAAAACAGTAATAAACTCCCGCAAATAACCGGATTGTACCTCAGCTGAAACAGTTGTGCACAGAGTTTCACTTCAGAATGCTGAACAGTGAGCCACACAAAGCAGGAAGCAGCCTACTTAAATGTGGAGTTTTCTGTGCCCCGTTGTAAAAGGTGAGATGACCAGATATTAGAGGtatattactgtgtgtgtgagaatatgggAAACTGCAAGGGAGAGGAGCtcaatccctgactccagtgCACTAAACAGTgaggtctctttccatgctgtatgactctgactctataaccAGCTAAGTTGGGGAAGTTGGAGTCCAGAACTGTAGAACATAAAGCTATTTAAGTCAGAAACTGGTCCAATGCAAAATTATTGCTTAGGGATATGAGCCATACAGACCACGTCAGATTGTTTAGCTGACAAACTATGTCAGATAATTTATCACAGGATCATTTGTGGACGTTGTTGCTACTGCAAGCAGTGCCATTCTTATTCACACATTGCACTCTTGGCAGAACAAAAGTAGGTTTTGTTCTTCACTTCACTATCCTTCACTTGCAAGACAACACGTTATCCAACAACAGGGAGGAAATCTGAGGAAATCCAGAAGAACATAGATCTCTGAGCATTTTCTGCAACTTCTTTGCCCTTTCCTTGAGCTCAATTCCATACTGCTTGGAAATACTCAGTGTCACTGTTACTTGGAATATAGGACTCCGGGCAAGGAGTTAGtaatttggcccttcaagcctcctGTGTTGCATAATAAGAATATGGTTGATCTGGTTGTGATCTTAATTCTACTTTCCTGATACCTCCATTACCATCTTGTCAGGATGAAGAAATTAGAGTATGAGAGGAAGCCAACTACAAATGCAAAAATGGACAGTAATAAGAATTCTTACATGTACTTAAAAAGGAAAAGTGTAAATAAAATGAGAATTGGTCCTCTAGACAGTGAGAATGGAGAATTAATTGTACATCATTAGGAAACAACAATGAAATAaatattttacctctgtcttcaTCAACTGGGctacattaaaaaaaatccagTAAAAGCTGCATATCAGGATTGGAATGGAAATGTGAACTTAATGAAATTACAATGACCAAGGAAGCTGTACAAAGCAAACTGATGGAGATGTCGATTAACAAATCTCTGGAATGGAATTAATCCCTGGTCCTTACAAGAGGTGGCTTATATGGTATCAGCTGTGTTGATGATATTTTCGAAACTTTCCTAGATTTAGGAAAGGTTCTATCAGACTAAAAAAATAGCAAACATAACTTCTCTATTCAAGAAGGTaggaagagagaaaacaggaaacttaggaccagttagcttaatgtcTGATATGGAGAAGACATTAGAATTAGTCACAATTAAGGTTATAGTTACACATTTAGGAGAACTCAAGACAATTGAGAAGAGTCAGCATGATTCTGTCAAAATGAAATTTTGTTTAACTGTTTTAATGAATTTATTTGAAGGAAGAACATGTATTGTGGATAAAGGGGAGCCAGTAAATGTATAGTGCCTGAATTTCCagaaaagcatttgataaggcaccacatgacctcccaacacctgtactcagcACTCTCACCAATAAACGAAAACATACtaaaggccttcttcactatcctatctacctgcgactctactttcaaagaactatgaacctgcactccaaggtctctgttcaacaatacccccgaggaccttaccatttagtgtttaagtcctgctaagatttgctttcccaaaatgcagcacttcacatttatctaaattaaattccatctgctactcctcagcccattggcccatctgatgaagatcctgttgtaatctgaggtaaccttcgctgtccactacacctccaattttagtgtcatctgcagacttactaactatacctcatatgctcgcatccaaatcatttatgtaaatgatgaaaagtagtggacccagcaccgatccttgtggcactccactggtcacatgcctccagtctgaaaaacaaccctccaccaccaccctctgtcttctacctttgagccagttctgtatccaaatggctagttctccctgtattccatgagatctaactttgctcaccagtctcccatgggaaaccttgttgaacaccttactgaagtccatatagatcacgtccactgctctgccctcatcaatcttctttgttacttcttcaaaaaactcaatcaggtttgtgaggcatgatttcccacacacaaagccatgttgactatccctaatcagtccttgcctttccaaatacttgtacatcctgtccctcaggactccttccaacaacttgcctaccaccgacgtcaggctcactggtctatagttccttggcttgtccttaccacctttcttaaatagtggcaccacattagccaatctccagtcttctggcacctcacgttttgactatcaatgataccaatatctcagcaaatggcccagcaatcacttacctAGCTTTCTATACAActggtccaggggatttatccacttttatgtgtttcaagacatcaagCACCTCCaactctgtaatatggacatttttcaaggtgtcatcatctgtatctccatattctatctcttccatgtcctttttcacaataatgcaaaattctcatttaatatctcccccatctcctgtgggtccacacaaaggccgccttgctgatctttgaggggccctattttctccctagttacccttttgtccttaacgtacttgtaaaaaccctttggaatctccttaaccctatttgccaaagctatctcacatcctatttttgccctcctgatttccctcttaagtatactcctactgactttatactcttctaaggattcactcgatctatcctgtctatacctgacatatgcttccttctttttcttaaccaaaccctcaatttctttagtcatccaacattccctatacctaacagcctttctatttggattttcaaaaaacctttgacaaggtgctacataaatggtTGCTAAGTAAGATAAGAACCCATGGTTTTAGAGAGTAGagattggcatggatagagaatcgGCTGACTGCCAGAAGAGAGTGGGGATCAAGGCATCTCTTTCAGGTTGGGCAGCCAGTGACTAGCAGAGTTCTGCATGGGTCAGTTTTGGTACCACAACTACTTGTGTTGTACATTAACAATATggataaaggaactgagggcattgttgctacatttgcagatgacacaaagataggtggagagatTGTAGAattaatgggtggcacagtggcacagtggttagcactgctgcctcacagcaccagggtctcaggttcaattccagccttgggtgactgtctgtgtggagtttgcacattctccccgtgtctgcgtgggttttctctgggtgctccagtttcctcccacaatccaaagatgtgcaggtcaggtgaattgaccatgctaaattgtccatagggttcggtgcatcagtcagagggaaatggatctgggtgggttactctgcggagggtcggtgtggacttgttgggctgaagggcctgtttccacactgtagggaatctaatctaatctaagcaagtgggaaggctgcagaaggacttggacaggttaaGGGAGTGTGCCAAGAAAtctcagatggaatataatgtgggaaagagtGAGGTTATGCTCTTCGGTGAGATGAACAGGGATGCAGACTGCTTtcgaaatggggaaaggcttcggaaatctaaagcacaaagggatttatTAGTCCTAATTCGGGAttgtcttaaggttaacatgcaggttcatttggcagttaagaaggcaaacacaatgttagcattaattaatggtggttaatctgtggaactcattgccacagaaggctgtgggaaTCCAAGCCATTGCATGTCTTTTAGACAgaaatagataagttcttgatacTAGaaggatcaaggattacagggagaaggcagaagaatgggcttgagaaacatATAAGCCATGACCAAATGGCAGAGCAAGcctgctgggctgaatggcctaattctgccccAATATCTTATGGTGTTATGTGCTTAATATGAAATtgttcactttggtaagaagaatggaAAAGCACAGTATTACCTAGGTGGAGAAATCTGAGGTGCGGAAGGATTTAAATGTCCTAATGCGTGAGTCAGCGGTGTCCCCTAAAGGTAGCTCCAAGAGAACTGTGCTGCCTTGGGACAGAATGAAAATCCAATCTGGCGCTGTGACGGAAGAAGCAAAATAAACAACCGTGTTTTTTCTCTGTTTCtgcttgatgtggaggtgccggtgttggcctAGGGTGggcaaacttaaaaatcacacaacaccaggttagagttaCCTGATGAAAgcgagtacttccaaataaacctgttggactataacctggtcctGTGTGATCTTTGTGTTTATGCTTGGCGTGTTGCTGAGGCACAGAGGTTCAGTTCCCTCCACCAACCAGCCTTGACAGCGGACACTGGCATCTCACCTCTTCCTCCCAAAGCAAAAAAGAACCATTTTAAACCTTGCAGCCGCCGCGTTAGCATTTCTACAGATATTTCTTGCCATGATGATCGGAAACATTTTCAATATGTTGGTTTATGAGAACGTTCGTGTTGCGGCAGATGAGCAATTTCCGCGGTATCTTTTTTGCAAGAAGTCGGACCCTGCCCACCCCCTTCAATAGTAGGTTCAGCATCGTGACCATTCACCGAATTTGCCCCGAAGTTGCAACTCAGTTCATGAGCTGCTCGCCACTGTTTTAACCGCGGTTATCTGCGTGTTTGTGTTTGTAGTTCTGTAACAACTTTTTGTAGTcagtcagcaggtctggaaaaAAATAGCAATTGCAAAAGTTATTGAGCATATTAATATTAGTCTTTACAACGTACACTGTAATTCGTAACCACAAGATCAATGACAAAAACTTGCCATCTATTTCTATTGGCGCACAGTCACATAAAATTTGAGGTTAAGCC comes from the Chiloscyllium punctatum isolate Juve2018m chromosome 6, sChiPun1.3, whole genome shotgun sequence genome and includes:
- the LOC140478430 gene encoding G-protein coupled receptor 35-like translates to MTYMNSTSEKGEEWSHQLVMLVFTLPTLCCGLVLNGVALSTICCKIKQQTKSVIYMTNLILSDFLLLLSLPFKIYAFHVGDQWPLKRWFCQLLESLCFVNTYVSVLLITMICVDRYVAIKHPFLSRATSSWKKTALICSAVWIVVGLASLHFYFSSHSQSCFYRLSPEVSRMEFIATLEILFLICMFLMMFCSLRIISNLKVRASKTHDEWAGKSGKIILSNLLTFLLCFTPYHTSLLLYSLAVNEFLQVRFETCEYLREVVHYCIYLANVNCCLDAVYYFYGIKELYQSRSQEMPNSSTQLGTCETTADLSLGPPLNTQSDVFEPSCSGILLHTSGSNQT